GGCCGGCGTAGCAGGGGATGGTTTTCCTTGGATGTGGGCCGGTATCGCGGGATGTGGTTGGGGTTGAGGCTGAGGCTGGATGAATGGCGATTTGCTCGACTGTTTCGGCTGCggaaggggcggcggcggcataTCTGAGAGATTCTCAGGAGATACCGATGCGTTTTCCGATTCCTCGCTGCTCATGGGGGCCGGCAAGGCGGTCGAGGGTAACATTTGgtccaggccgtcctcgTTCACTTCTCGAAGAGCCTGGGAAACCATCTTTGGTGTTGCTGTAGTCTTCTTGCGCTGGGGCTTCGAGATGGGTGACTGTCGCACGCTGCTCTTTGCCTTTGCCCTCGAGGCGTTGGTCTTGCGGGCCTTCTTTgccaggtcgacgacgggaaGCTGCGTGGCCGTTTCGACttccatctcggccggggAGTTGTGGGCCGAGAGTGACGACCGTCTGTCATACAGGATACCATGGTCGCTTTGCGCATGAAGTGCTGGGGACGTCAGAGGGCTGAAATATGCGCCCGGAATGGTGAACCCGCCGGCTTCCATCTGGAAATGGGGATCCAACGGGGTCACTGCGGGTGAGACCAGTGGAGTAAAAGCCATCTTGAAGGGTTAGCTGGGGGTTTGAACTTGCGAATCAAAGAGAGGAGATTCTTAcgtcctgctgctccttcATCCGCTGGTACCTGCTGCCGAACATGGGCGTGTGGCTCTGGTCTGTCGAGAAGAACTGGTTGCTAGCGGCCGGCATCTCGAGACTCTGGGGCGTTGGTGGCACAGCATGTGTCTGGTTCGTGTAGTAGGCAACTTGCTGTTCCTGAATCtggcggtgctgctgctgcatccgctgctgctgcagatACTGGATCTGGGCGTCGATCTCCGTGATGGCATCGGTGGGCGTCGCCGGGGGAATCATCTGGGTTGGGATGGCGGGATGCGCAGCGGCGGTCGTCATGTTGATGAGCTGCGCCTGCATGGCCGAGTTGGCATTCCCCATGACCATGGAGGCATCGGTCCCTCCCATCTGAGTGTCGAGCTGCTCACGCCCGGGCTGGTGCATCATTCCCGAGGCGTTTCCAGACTGATAATCGTGAAAGTCGAAGGGCATGGTGTCGCCGAGGTTTCCCATGCCGCCCATATCCAAAAACTGCTGGAACTCGTCATCGTGGTTGGCTGCCAAGCCAGGGTCCTGGGGGTTCCAAGAGGCGGCGTCCATCATGACCAGACTGACTTTCTGAGCCGCAAGCTTTCAACGTGTCGACGG
The DNA window shown above is from Colletotrichum destructivum chromosome 2, complete sequence and carries:
- a CDS encoding Putative myc-type, basic helix-loop-helix (bHLH) domain-containing protein — translated: MMDAASWNPQDPGLAANHDDEFQQFLDMGGMGNLGDTMPFDFHDYQSGNASGMMHQPGREQLDTQMGGTDASMVMGNANSAMQAQLINMTTAAAHPAIPTQMIPPATPTDAITEIDAQIQYLQQQRMQQQHRQIQEQQVAYYTNQTHAVPPTPQSLEMPAASNQFFSTDQSHTPMFGSRYQRMKEQQDMAFTPLVSPAVTPLDPHFQMEAGGFTIPGAYFSPLTSPALHAQSDHGILYDRRSSLSAHNSPAEMEVETATQLPVVDLAKKARKTNASRAKAKSSVRQSPISKPQRKKTTATPKMVSQALREVNEDGLDQMLPSTALPAPMSSEESENASVSPENLSDMPPPPLPQPKQSSKSPFIQPQPQPQPHPAIPAHIQGKPSPATPASLMRLPASSANNSASSNPQDLGMPDNIESFELPESVNFSSKPQPPRLDTATSTQSPSDPGSARASSSQPLPSPVFAKPATAASASASPNLGPGSTGPTARKTPKLMARGAQGKRGSVSSVHVSPALRPRISPSIKPLLPGTPGGMSAEDTASRLLASKSNYQNILEGNTVPGVTYPSELSTNLTSKRTSHKIAEQGRRNRINSALQEIATLLPQPPKDSKSEAEERKEREREAKAGGAPNSKASTVELAIEYIKQLKQEVADANRRAEEAEKKLQLQASSAQKETAES